Proteins from a genomic interval of Paenibacillus sp. FSL H8-0048:
- a CDS encoding MarR family winged helix-turn-helix transcriptional regulator, whose translation MSQEVNPLIERVGLSMWKVQRRIMSQMSMHKELGLTVPQFGLLHMIFQEKQARVIQLADKMEVKSSAVTVMLDRLELLELIARVTDENDRRAVIVTITGKGQEVLEEAQRRSLLLLEEHLAILEPAELENFADYYLMLENQER comes from the coding sequence ATGTCACAAGAAGTCAATCCTTTGATCGAACGTGTGGGATTATCCATGTGGAAGGTTCAGCGCAGAATTATGTCGCAGATGTCAATGCATAAGGAATTGGGGCTGACTGTGCCGCAATTCGGGCTGCTGCATATGATCTTTCAGGAGAAGCAGGCACGGGTGATTCAGCTGGCGGACAAGATGGAAGTGAAGTCCAGTGCAGTCACCGTCATGCTGGACCGGCTGGAGCTGCTGGAGCTGATCGCCCGCGTGACGGACGAGAACGACCGCAGAGCGGTAATCGTCACGATCACGGGCAAGGGACAAGAGGTATTGGAAGAAGCACAGCGCCGGTCACTGCTGCTGCTGGAAGAGCATCTGGCCATTCTGGAGCCGGCAGAGCTGGAGAACTTCGCGGATTATTATCTCATGCTGGAGAATCAGGAGCGTTAA
- a CDS encoding ATP-dependent DNA helicase, giving the protein MEHTEITLSVRALVEFAYSSGSLEPGFRSGAAMAEGTRSHQLIQKQYKEGDRKEVYLKTGIPYGELLFQIDGRCDGLLTAEDGSLTVEEIKSMAGIPDPAFEGKHVHWAQAYMYAYMLATDLELPYIHVKLTYVQRGSEAQYSLYREMSREALTAFALETISRYAPYAEMMVRYKAKRGESITALFFPFSAYRPGQRHFAAAVYTSIAEGANLFAQAPTGIGKTMSTLFPAVKALGEGKAAGIFYLTAKTVTRIAAQEAAAMLNRRGLHLHVIALTAKEKACFREEGICGTESCAYAEGYYDRINGALIDMLEHETLMTRETIAGYAHKHQVCPFEFSLDAAYACDVVICDYNYIYDPRISLKRMSEERKKNTVLLVDEAHNLVDRGREMYSASLTKAPFLALSRTCKTANPRLGTAAKAVNAFFIALRKSCSDKGAGEWAAYPEELPELLENFAAEAELELLNPSAPAGSALAEEEGENSLLDTYYAVQAMLRTFKTYDERYVTYAEVRSGDVYLKLFNLDPSHLLQQMGKSFRSQILFSATLSPLSYYRDMIGAGAEDYSLSLASPFHKEQWQVSVLPISTRFHDREASIQPLSDALKGLVSKKGNYLVFFPSYLYLKHVYEVFTEKYPEVPTLLQGSGMSEPERESFLAAFRPDNPEPLLGFAVLGGIFSEGVDLPGDRLNGVMVVGVGLPQVGLERNLLRSYFQSQGKNGFDYAYIYPGMCKVQQAGGRLIRSESDSGVIVLADDRFMQQSYRQLLPEEWRDYSVMT; this is encoded by the coding sequence ATGGAGCATACAGAAATCACACTGTCCGTGAGGGCGCTTGTAGAATTTGCCTACAGCAGCGGCAGTCTGGAGCCGGGCTTCCGCAGCGGAGCCGCCATGGCGGAGGGGACACGCAGCCATCAGCTGATCCAGAAGCAATACAAGGAAGGAGACCGCAAGGAGGTCTATTTGAAGACCGGAATTCCTTACGGAGAGCTGCTGTTCCAGATTGACGGGCGCTGCGACGGCCTGCTTACGGCAGAGGATGGGAGCCTGACAGTGGAGGAAATTAAGTCCATGGCCGGAATCCCGGACCCTGCTTTTGAAGGGAAGCACGTACACTGGGCCCAGGCTTACATGTACGCTTACATGCTGGCAACAGATCTTGAGCTTCCCTATATCCACGTGAAGCTTACCTATGTACAGCGGGGAAGCGAGGCGCAGTACAGTCTCTACCGGGAGATGTCCCGCGAAGCACTGACGGCCTTTGCGCTAGAGACCATAAGCAGGTATGCACCGTATGCCGAGATGATGGTCCGGTATAAGGCGAAGAGAGGGGAGAGTATCACGGCGCTGTTCTTTCCGTTCTCAGCCTACCGGCCCGGCCAGCGCCATTTCGCAGCCGCAGTCTACACCTCCATTGCTGAGGGGGCGAACCTCTTCGCCCAGGCACCGACAGGCATCGGCAAAACCATGTCCACCCTGTTCCCGGCGGTCAAAGCGCTGGGCGAAGGCAAGGCAGCCGGTATCTTCTATCTGACCGCCAAGACTGTTACGCGGATCGCGGCGCAGGAGGCGGCCGCGATGCTGAACCGCCGCGGGCTGCATCTGCATGTCATTGCGCTGACGGCGAAGGAGAAGGCCTGCTTCCGGGAGGAAGGCATCTGCGGCACGGAGTCCTGCGCTTATGCAGAAGGGTACTATGACCGGATCAATGGCGCGCTGATTGACATGCTGGAGCATGAGACGCTGATGACCCGGGAGACGATTGCCGGCTATGCCCATAAGCATCAGGTCTGCCCGTTTGAATTCTCGCTGGATGCTGCCTATGCCTGCGATGTTGTGATCTGCGATTACAATTATATCTACGATCCGCGTATCAGTCTGAAGCGCATGTCCGAGGAGCGTAAGAAGAACACCGTGCTGCTGGTGGATGAAGCGCACAATCTGGTAGACCGGGGCCGGGAGATGTATTCTGCTTCGCTTACCAAGGCTCCCTTCCTGGCGCTTAGCCGGACCTGCAAAACCGCGAATCCCCGGCTCGGCACTGCCGCCAAAGCGGTGAATGCTTTCTTCATTGCACTGCGCAAGAGCTGTAGTGACAAGGGTGCGGGAGAGTGGGCGGCCTATCCGGAGGAGCTGCCGGAGCTGCTGGAGAACTTCGCGGCCGAAGCCGAGCTGGAGCTGCTGAATCCCTCTGCTCCTGCAGGCTCTGCGCTGGCAGAGGAGGAGGGGGAGAACAGCCTGCTGGATACCTATTACGCGGTACAGGCGATGCTCCGCACCTTCAAAACCTACGATGAACGCTACGTCACGTATGCCGAGGTGCGCAGCGGTGATGTGTATCTGAAGCTGTTCAATCTCGATCCGTCGCATTTGCTGCAGCAGATGGGCAAGAGCTTTCGCAGCCAGATTCTGTTCTCTGCGACCCTCTCGCCGCTCTCGTATTACAGAGATATGATCGGGGCAGGCGCGGAGGACTACAGTCTGAGCCTGGCCTCACCTTTTCACAAAGAGCAGTGGCAGGTATCTGTGCTGCCTATATCCACCCGGTTTCATGACCGTGAGGCTTCTATACAGCCGCTTAGTGATGCGCTCAAAGGCCTGGTCTCGAAGAAGGGCAACTACCTGGTCTTCTTCCCCTCCTATCTCTACTTGAAGCATGTCTATGAGGTGTTCACGGAGAAGTACCCTGAAGTCCCCACACTGCTGCAGGGCAGCGGGATGAGCGAGCCGGAGCGGGAGAGCTTCCTGGCAGCCTTCCGCCCGGATAACCCGGAGCCGCTGCTTGGCTTTGCCGTGCTGGGCGGTATTTTCTCCGAAGGGGTGGATCTGCCCGGCGACCGGTTGAACGGGGTGATGGTGGTTGGGGTCGGACTCCCGCAGGTGGGGCTGGAGCGCAATCTGCTGCGGAGCTATTTCCAGTCACAGGGCAAGAACGGCTTCGATTATGCTTATATCTACCCCGGCATGTGCAAGGTGCAACAGGCCGGAGGACGGCTGATCCGCAGTGAGAGCGACAGCGGAGTCATTGTGCTCGCTGACGACCGCTTCATGCAGCAATCCTACAGGCAACTGCTCCCAGAGGAGTGGCGGGACTACTCTGTGATGACTTAA
- a CDS encoding putative bifunctional diguanylate cyclase/phosphodiesterase: MDQMGIHYNIWIVLLSYALAAAAAYSALNLISQVSHSAGRVRRLWLLSGACVLGGGIWAMHYIGIMASRLPFKVSYHPLMAALSLIIIMSSCYVTLQIVTAPRQRSWRLLAGGGILGSGISFMHYAGMSSMEMEAKIHYRAMDQAVSVLVALAASYIGILMFRRFKDHTGYSRWKLYSALFIALAVTGMHYTSLRASDLHHYSWQAPSPMLMETDVVLLTGISLVTLFVLAISGGTVFLDRDVLERMAYHDPLTELPNRHGLERYFKDDFFGGVSGAVFFVDLDRFKSINDTLGHDIGDLLLRDVSARLTCCVSGKGKVFRLGGDEFLIALPDCTALAAEEVAQHILQELKKSYSIAGNELYVTASVGISMTPAHGTDRSALMKAADTALYTSKDSGKNKFSVFDLEMNRHQVRRMSLEKDLRKALARSEFMVVYQPKWDSLLNVTVGLEALLRWRHPEHGVISPGEFIPIAEETGLIVPITYWMLHEVCGQNMLWHQAKVASVAVSINMSARMFEGGSLYEVVEEALSRSGLAPHFLELEITESIAMNNMEETVAQLSKLRDLGVRVSLDDFGTGFSSLGNLDEIPVNTLKIDQVFIRKSKMHSKKAIISNIIAIASNLNMEVVAEGVETTEQIELLQSLGCRVMQGFYYGRPMPVNELGQWFIENTA, from the coding sequence CTTGCTGCCGCCGCAGCGTATTCCGCGCTTAATCTGATTTCGCAGGTTTCCCATTCCGCGGGCCGGGTCAGACGTCTCTGGCTGCTCTCGGGTGCCTGTGTGCTTGGCGGCGGGATCTGGGCCATGCATTATATCGGCATTATGGCCAGCCGGCTGCCGTTCAAGGTCAGCTACCATCCGTTGATGGCTGCCTTGTCTCTGATCATTATTATGTCCTCCTGCTATGTAACCCTGCAGATAGTTACGGCTCCCCGCCAGAGAAGCTGGCGGCTTCTTGCGGGAGGCGGCATACTCGGCAGCGGTATATCGTTCATGCATTATGCCGGAATGTCCTCGATGGAGATGGAGGCCAAGATTCATTACAGGGCAATGGATCAGGCTGTATCGGTGCTGGTTGCCCTTGCTGCTTCCTACATAGGAATTCTAATGTTCCGCAGGTTCAAGGATCATACGGGCTATAGCCGCTGGAAGCTGTATTCGGCACTATTCATCGCTCTGGCAGTTACCGGTATGCATTATACGAGTCTGAGAGCAAGCGACCTGCATCATTACAGCTGGCAGGCGCCCTCCCCGATGCTGATGGAGACCGATGTAGTTCTGCTGACAGGGATTTCACTGGTTACCCTGTTCGTGCTGGCGATCTCCGGCGGGACTGTGTTTCTGGACAGGGATGTACTGGAGCGCATGGCCTATCATGACCCGCTCACCGAGCTGCCGAACCGGCATGGTCTGGAGCGCTACTTCAAGGATGATTTCTTCGGCGGGGTCTCGGGCGCCGTGTTTTTTGTTGACCTGGACCGCTTCAAATCGATTAATGATACGCTGGGGCATGATATTGGCGACTTGCTGCTGCGGGATGTCTCTGCCAGACTGACGTGCTGTGTGAGCGGGAAGGGGAAGGTGTTCCGGCTTGGCGGGGATGAATTCCTGATTGCTCTGCCGGACTGCACCGCCTTGGCGGCCGAGGAAGTGGCACAGCATATCCTCCAGGAGCTCAAGAAGTCTTACAGTATTGCAGGTAATGAATTGTACGTAACTGCGAGTGTGGGAATCAGCATGACTCCGGCGCACGGCACCGACCGTTCGGCGTTAATGAAGGCAGCCGATACGGCGCTCTATACCTCCAAGGATTCTGGCAAGAATAAATTCAGTGTGTTCGATCTGGAGATGAACCGTCATCAGGTCCGGAGGATGTCCCTTGAGAAGGATCTGCGCAAGGCGCTGGCCCGCTCGGAATTCATGGTAGTCTATCAGCCCAAATGGGATTCGCTGCTGAATGTTACCGTGGGGCTTGAAGCGCTGCTGCGCTGGAGACATCCGGAGCATGGCGTCATCTCTCCGGGAGAGTTCATTCCGATTGCTGAGGAGACCGGTCTGATTGTCCCTATTACCTACTGGATGCTGCATGAGGTGTGCGGACAGAATATGCTCTGGCATCAGGCGAAGGTTGCCAGTGTAGCGGTCTCGATTAATATGTCGGCGCGGATGTTTGAAGGCGGGAGCCTGTATGAGGTAGTGGAAGAGGCACTGTCGCGTTCTGGCCTTGCGCCGCATTTCCTGGAACTTGAGATTACCGAATCGATTGCGATGAACAATATGGAAGAGACGGTTGCCCAGCTCTCCAAGTTGCGGGATCTCGGTGTGCGCGTATCCCTGGATGATTTCGGAACCGGTTTCTCTTCGCTCGGCAATCTGGATGAGATTCCAGTGAACACTCTGAAGATTGATCAGGTCTTCATCCGTAAGAGCAAAATGCATTCCAAGAAAGCGATCATCAGCAACATCATTGCCATTGCCAGCAATCTGAACATGGAGGTTGTGGCCGAGGGCGTGGAGACTACGGAGCAGATTGAGCTGCTGCAATCATTGGGCTGCCGGGTAATGCAGGGCTTCTACTATGGGCGTCCGATGCCGGTTAATGAATTAGGCCAATGGTTCATTGAGAATACGGCATGA
- a CDS encoding LTA synthase family protein, translating to MSSCRCFLSAGNLFILQKEGEAVSSQTVKRWLLKPFVFFSILFLFKSLLAWGVIFDDLKFWQSLLTELPFVWALFFLIERFASRRKLGYYMTVNLLVTAIFFAAIMYFKYYGVIVTYHAAEQVNQVTAVKNSVFSLMDPYYLLIFTDIIVLGFYFFINKNGRTYKKDQINRPNGRTLHVVLFAVSLGLCLFNILPNKASMNEIKKAQEMGILNYEAYTIFAKDKTELVEASKITQSTINQLKGIDPSAVSAYAGAAKGKNLIVIQLESFQNFLMGLKVDGQEITPNLNRLMEQSLYFTNFYQMVGQGNTSDAEFVVNSSFYIPPQGAATMSYVDKQLPSLPRLLGDNGYQTATFHTNVVEFWNRGELYKALGWQKYYDHQFFGDEDAFFFGASDEVLYRKSSEKLKEMSDAGKPFYAQVISMSAHHPFTIPEEKHKMKLPERYEGTFVGDYVRSQNYADYAFGQFVDELKANGLWENSLVMVYGDHMGLPIYSLDHDDKQLMKEIYGYDYSYANMLNIPLLIHGEGIAPQKLAQVGGEVDIMPTAAGLLGVSMDKNIHFGQDLLSQSYNLLPQRYYLPTGSFISSSALLIPGNSFEDNTQYPLATGGTAPAGNEDEYNRALRLRQLSDSYVTQLPDKEPAAE from the coding sequence ATGTCCTCATGCCGCTGTTTCCTATCAGCCGGAAACCTGTTCATTCTTCAGAAAGAAGGCGAAGCTGTGTCATCCCAAACTGTGAAACGATGGCTCCTTAAGCCATTTGTGTTCTTTTCCATTCTTTTTCTGTTCAAAAGCCTGCTGGCCTGGGGTGTAATCTTTGATGATCTGAAATTCTGGCAATCGCTGCTGACGGAGCTGCCCTTTGTCTGGGCCCTGTTTTTCCTGATTGAGCGCTTTGCCTCCAGACGGAAGCTCGGCTATTACATGACGGTCAATCTGCTGGTTACCGCGATCTTTTTTGCCGCCATTATGTACTTCAAATATTACGGGGTCATTGTCACTTACCATGCCGCCGAGCAGGTGAACCAGGTCACGGCTGTCAAGAACAGTGTATTCTCCTTGATGGACCCTTATTATCTGCTGATTTTCACCGATATTATCGTGCTGGGCTTCTACTTCTTCATTAACAAGAACGGCCGCACTTATAAAAAAGACCAAATCAACCGTCCGAATGGCCGGACGCTGCATGTCGTACTGTTCGCGGTCTCGCTCGGACTCTGCCTGTTCAATATTCTTCCGAATAAGGCGAGCATGAATGAGATCAAGAAGGCCCAGGAGATGGGCATCCTTAATTATGAAGCATACACGATCTTTGCCAAAGATAAAACCGAGCTGGTAGAGGCCAGTAAAATCACACAGAGCACGATTAACCAGCTCAAGGGCATCGACCCTTCAGCAGTCTCGGCTTATGCCGGTGCTGCCAAGGGCAAGAATCTGATTGTGATCCAATTGGAGTCCTTTCAGAACTTCCTGATGGGTCTTAAGGTAGACGGCCAGGAGATTACCCCTAACCTGAACCGTCTGATGGAACAGAGCCTGTACTTCACGAACTTCTATCAGATGGTCGGCCAGGGCAACACCTCCGATGCGGAATTCGTGGTCAATTCGTCCTTCTATATTCCTCCGCAGGGTGCGGCTACCATGTCTTATGTCGACAAGCAGCTGCCAAGTCTGCCCCGTCTGCTGGGAGACAACGGCTATCAGACAGCCACGTTCCACACCAACGTGGTGGAATTCTGGAACCGGGGCGAGCTATACAAGGCCCTCGGCTGGCAAAAGTATTACGATCACCAGTTCTTCGGTGACGAGGATGCCTTCTTCTTCGGTGCTTCCGATGAGGTGCTCTACCGCAAATCCTCGGAGAAGCTGAAGGAAATGAGTGATGCTGGCAAGCCGTTCTATGCCCAGGTCATCTCCATGTCGGCGCATCACCCGTTCACTATTCCTGAAGAGAAGCACAAGATGAAGCTTCCTGAGCGGTATGAAGGAACCTTTGTCGGCGATTATGTGCGGTCGCAGAACTATGCGGACTACGCCTTCGGACAGTTTGTAGATGAACTGAAGGCGAATGGTTTATGGGAGAACAGTCTGGTTATGGTCTACGGCGACCATATGGGACTGCCGATCTATTCGCTGGATCATGACGACAAGCAGCTAATGAAGGAAATCTACGGATATGATTACAGCTACGCCAATATGCTCAACATTCCGCTGCTCATCCATGGCGAAGGAATTGCTCCGCAGAAGCTTGCACAGGTAGGCGGAGAAGTCGATATTATGCCTACAGCCGCCGGCCTGCTGGGGGTATCGATGGATAAGAACATTCATTTCGGCCAGGATCTGCTCAGCCAGTCCTACAATTTGCTGCCTCAGCGGTATTACCTGCCTACCGGCTCCTTCATTTCCAGCTCTGCCCTGCTGATTCCGGGCAACAGCTTCGAGGATAATACCCAATATCCGCTGGCTACCGGAGGTACTGCTCCGGCCGGCAACGAGGATGAATACAACCGCGCGCTGCGGCTGCGCCAGCTGTCTGACAGCTACGTTACACAATTGCCGGACAAAGAACCTGCCGCAGAATAG
- a CDS encoding methyl-accepting chemotaxis protein, producing MKLATKLTWMMLIVLLLVGSSIGFFGYHAAYKQIDEAAGIELVGCANITTGLIDPADITALAAGDTSKLTAIEDRIGWISDHKPIFKEAFILSLDGKVLAADKNFKKRGYKAGDSFYFSDEDKRMITTMKHSAYSKVYTYQGTSLKTGYGPIYQDHDPTKPIIALMAINFDGPLIQSRTMDIITQPFLIGSSILIIAILAAYLLIRRMVSPLTKLSASVNTVAKGDLTREPLLFTAKDEIGELARDFNAMTLNLRDLITQVNDTSMLVASSSQELSASAQETNRAGEHSVNVTLELADGAHTQLQNLEGSFKAVQDMSHFITEIAGNADSAMNQAAINSQKARTGRESMDSTTSQMAIVGASISDLSGIIETLGSHSKEIENIVGTIASIAEETNLLSLNAAIEAARAGEEGRGFAVVAGSVRKLAERSAGSARQIGELVSLIVQQMDKAGETMKHSTEEMHHGKEMIIAAGHSFSEIETSVSEMSAHSQQISATVRELALLSDGLVSSIQKIVAVSNQTAEGAETLSASSQEQLAAMQEVESSAAFLSSLAEKLQVLVENFKI from the coding sequence ATGAAATTGGCAACAAAATTAACATGGATGATGCTGATTGTATTGCTGTTGGTTGGTTCATCCATAGGCTTCTTCGGTTATCATGCTGCTTACAAGCAGATCGATGAAGCTGCGGGCATTGAATTGGTAGGCTGCGCGAATATAACTACCGGCCTTATCGATCCTGCCGACATAACCGCTCTGGCTGCCGGGGATACCAGCAAGCTGACTGCGATTGAAGACCGCATCGGATGGATCAGTGATCACAAGCCTATTTTCAAAGAAGCCTTCATCTTGTCACTGGACGGCAAGGTATTGGCTGCTGACAAAAACTTTAAAAAGCGTGGCTACAAAGCCGGAGACTCCTTCTACTTCTCAGATGAAGATAAAAGAATGATTACTACCATGAAGCATTCCGCCTACTCGAAGGTGTATACATATCAAGGCACCTCCCTCAAAACCGGCTACGGCCCCATCTATCAGGACCATGACCCTACCAAACCCATCATTGCATTAATGGCGATTAACTTCGACGGCCCCTTAATTCAATCCCGGACCATGGATATCATCACGCAGCCCTTCCTGATCGGCAGCTCCATTCTGATTATTGCGATTCTCGCTGCTTATTTGCTGATCCGCCGGATGGTCAGCCCGCTGACCAAGCTGTCCGCATCTGTCAACACGGTAGCCAAGGGCGATCTGACCCGGGAACCGCTGCTCTTCACGGCTAAGGACGAGATCGGCGAGCTTGCCCGTGACTTCAATGCGATGACCCTGAATCTGCGCGACCTGATTACACAGGTCAACGATACATCCATGCTGGTTGCTTCCTCATCCCAGGAGCTGTCCGCCAGCGCCCAGGAGACTAACCGGGCCGGAGAGCACAGCGTTAATGTCACGCTGGAACTGGCCGACGGGGCACATACCCAGCTGCAGAATCTGGAGGGCAGCTTCAAGGCTGTACAGGATATGTCGCATTTCATTACCGAAATTGCAGGCAATGCCGACAGCGCAATGAACCAGGCGGCCATCAACTCCCAGAAGGCCCGGACAGGCCGGGAATCGATGGACTCAACCACCTCTCAGATGGCTATAGTGGGTGCAAGTATCTCGGATCTTTCCGGCATTATCGAGACGCTGGGCAGCCATTCCAAAGAGATTGAGAATATTGTCGGCACTATAGCCAGTATTGCCGAGGAGACGAATCTGTTATCCCTCAACGCGGCGATTGAAGCCGCACGGGCCGGAGAAGAGGGCCGCGGCTTCGCCGTTGTCGCAGGCTCTGTACGCAAGCTGGCTGAACGTTCAGCCGGATCTGCCCGCCAGATCGGCGAGCTGGTCAGCCTGATTGTCCAGCAGATGGACAAGGCGGGAGAGACCATGAAGCACTCCACAGAAGAGATGCATCACGGCAAAGAGATGATTATAGCTGCCGGGCATTCCTTCTCCGAGATTGAGACGTCCGTCTCCGAGATGTCTGCACATAGCCAGCAGATCTCAGCCACAGTGCGTGAGCTGGCCCTGCTCTCTGACGGGCTTGTATCTTCGATCCAGAAGATCGTAGCGGTCTCCAATCAGACGGCCGAGGGCGCGGAGACCCTGTCCGCCTCGTCCCAGGAGCAGCTTGCCGCCATGCAGGAGGTCGAATCCTCCGCCGCCTTCCTCTCCTCCCTGGCGGAGAAGCTGCAGGTGCTGGTGGAGAACTTTAAGATCTAG